The following proteins are encoded in a genomic region of Lachnospiraceae bacterium KM106-2:
- a CDS encoding neopullulanase produces MQLQAILHIPLSNYAYAVDEETLVIRIRTAKDDVKECNLFYGDRVCMHEPIDVEEIKMSKIASDQLFDYYECKIEDCYRRVCYYFQLRDVNETIYYCGAGFSEEMKCHRTQYFQFPYIRREDIPDVPDWASDIIMYHIFPDSFASGRRMLTEEGKEITLANGLSSKSRLGGTLKGVLQNLDYLDDLGVNCIYLNPIFEASEYHKYDTINYYEIDPCIGTKEDLKELVKEVHKRGMHIILDGVFNHSGSGFFAFQDVLKNGEKSKYKDWFYQLSFPIEYKEIPNYETFAYVKEMPKLNTGNQEVIDYFCNVGAYWIREMDIDGWRLDVANEINHDFWRAFRKAVRAVKKSTFLIAEIWEDSEVWLQGDQFDSAMNYTFSYLCRDFFANQSITVADFDEKIHHMLLRYPRNISLVQMNLLDSHDVPRFLSYCGGDREKLKLAMFYLFMSAGIPSVFYGDERLIEGVTEPEYRRSMVWKGDEKVLSMTALCKTWIHIRKKYEALRKGVYHTLLTEDQKGIYIFERIYQKQKLIILLHNQRGEESLEIPAEYVGHLYDLVQDAVVTENCMNIGEMEGRVFLVI; encoded by the coding sequence ATGCAGTTACAGGCAATATTACATATACCATTATCCAATTATGCGTACGCTGTTGATGAAGAGACGTTGGTAATTCGAATCAGAACGGCAAAGGATGATGTAAAAGAGTGCAATTTATTTTATGGCGACAGGGTTTGTATGCATGAGCCAATTGATGTAGAAGAAATCAAAATGAGTAAGATCGCCAGTGATCAGTTATTTGATTACTATGAATGTAAGATAGAAGATTGTTATCGAAGAGTATGTTACTATTTTCAATTACGTGATGTAAATGAGACAATTTATTATTGTGGCGCTGGATTTAGTGAGGAAATGAAGTGTCATAGGACGCAGTATTTTCAGTTCCCTTATATAAGAAGAGAGGATATTCCGGATGTACCGGATTGGGCAAGTGATATTATTATGTATCATATTTTCCCGGATAGTTTTGCATCCGGAAGGAGAATGTTAACAGAAGAAGGAAAAGAGATCACATTAGCCAATGGCTTATCTTCAAAGAGCCGCTTAGGAGGAACCTTAAAAGGAGTTCTTCAAAATTTAGATTATTTAGATGATCTAGGAGTTAACTGTATTTATTTGAATCCTATTTTTGAGGCGTCAGAATATCACAAGTATGACACCATTAATTATTATGAGATAGATCCGTGTATAGGAACAAAAGAGGACTTAAAAGAGTTGGTGAAGGAAGTACATAAAAGAGGAATGCATATTATACTCGATGGAGTATTTAATCATAGTGGATCTGGATTTTTTGCTTTTCAGGATGTGTTAAAGAATGGAGAAAAATCAAAGTATAAGGACTGGTTTTATCAGTTATCCTTTCCGATTGAGTATAAAGAGATTCCGAATTATGAGACATTTGCTTATGTAAAGGAGATGCCTAAATTAAATACAGGGAATCAGGAAGTTATCGATTATTTTTGTAATGTAGGTGCGTATTGGATCAGAGAAATGGACATTGACGGATGGAGATTAGATGTAGCGAATGAGATCAATCATGATTTTTGGAGAGCCTTTCGAAAAGCAGTACGTGCGGTAAAGAAGAGTACATTTTTAATTGCAGAGATTTGGGAAGATTCTGAGGTTTGGTTACAAGGGGATCAATTTGATTCTGCAATGAATTATACATTTTCTTATTTGTGTCGGGATTTTTTCGCAAACCAGTCGATCACAGTGGCTGATTTTGATGAGAAGATTCATCATATGTTACTTCGTTATCCTAGGAATATAAGTCTAGTACAGATGAACTTATTAGATTCTCATGACGTACCTAGATTTTTATCCTATTGTGGAGGTGATAGAGAGAAGTTAAAACTTGCGATGTTCTACTTATTTATGAGTGCAGGAATTCCTTCTGTATTTTATGGTGATGAGAGATTAATTGAAGGAGTCACTGAGCCGGAATATCGAAGAAGTATGGTATGGAAGGGAGATGAGAAAGTTCTTAGTATGACAGCTTTATGTAAGACGTGGATTCATATTCGGAAGAAGTATGAGGCCTTACGTAAGGGAGTCTACCACACATTACTTACAGAGGATCAGAAGGGAATCTACATCTTTGAGAGAATTTATCAGAAACAGAAACTTATTATTTTGCTTCATAATCAAAGAGGAGAAGAATCATTAGAGATTCCAGCTGAATATGTTGGACATTTATATGACTTAGTACAAGATGCCGTAGTTACAGAGAATTGTATGAACATTGGAGAAATGGAAGGAAGAGTCTTTTTGGTAATTTGA
- a CDS encoding cyclomaltodextrin glucanotransferase produces MKKRYCVVFTCLILLLTTFHSTYFVNAATSLRGESVYEIMVDRFYDGDKTNNATGEAFRNTENSEDDFRYMHGGDWQGVIDKIPYIKGMGYTAIWISPIADPQLWGIPDSTGKQWPTAYHGYNVNDPNRANRYFGSADATKSKEKLKELVDTCHKNGIKVIIDVVPNHVGDYLQGTGSSAHYLNSLSGLKTGTQLQPAAPFNQVNWYHNLGDINFDNEHPHNSSSTAMLESHDLGGLDDLDFDNAAAKTAMTNSIKNWFTYTGADAARVDAAKCMKPSDIHDLQETLGVATFGENFDMDVSFVKDWVGDNAETGMLDFPLFQAIVNDFAYGKNFDNTSEISLKSIFDQDYMYGSHLNDMVTFIDNHDRNRFLTEAGGDVKKLQNALTFIFTCRGVPVVFQGTEQNRGNANGSTINGIADTYNRWSMVTKDYNGNVVKDYFNTNTSTYKLIAKLNQLRVDNPALADGTQREMWSSPHYYAFSRRIDSGKNKGQEVICAFNNASSEQTVTMQIRAESSIAAGTVLENVFDSSDRVVVSSDKKVKITVSGNSNKIYKVASPIIVKDKIPVTFTIKNATTYYGQNVYIVGNTSELGNWAPASAVGPGTCANYPEWKVTAYLDPGQTIEFKAIKKESSSSSNVVWESGSNHTYTVPTSGSGSCTITWQ; encoded by the coding sequence ATGAAAAAGAGATACTGTGTGGTATTTACTTGTCTGATACTTTTACTTACAACATTTCACTCAACATATTTCGTAAATGCAGCTACATCGCTCCGAGGAGAATCGGTCTATGAGATTATGGTGGATCGCTTTTATGACGGAGATAAAACAAACAATGCAACAGGAGAAGCATTCCGTAATACGGAAAACTCAGAAGATGATTTCCGCTATATGCACGGCGGAGATTGGCAGGGAGTTATTGATAAAATACCTTATATTAAAGGTATGGGTTATACGGCAATCTGGATCTCTCCAATTGCAGATCCTCAATTATGGGGGATTCCTGATTCTACAGGTAAACAGTGGCCAACCGCTTATCATGGCTATAATGTAAATGATCCAAATCGTGCAAATCGTTATTTTGGTTCTGCCGATGCAACAAAGAGCAAAGAAAAATTAAAAGAATTAGTAGATACTTGTCATAAGAATGGAATTAAAGTTATTATCGATGTCGTTCCAAATCATGTCGGAGATTATCTTCAGGGGACTGGAAGTAGTGCTCATTATTTAAATAGTTTATCTGGTTTAAAGACGGGAACGCAGTTACAGCCAGCAGCACCTTTTAATCAAGTTAATTGGTATCATAACTTAGGTGATATCAATTTTGATAATGAACATCCACATAACAGTTCAAGTACAGCGATGTTAGAGAGTCATGATCTTGGCGGACTAGATGATCTTGATTTTGATAATGCAGCAGCAAAGACGGCAATGACGAATTCTATTAAGAACTGGTTTACTTATACAGGAGCAGATGCAGCCAGAGTGGATGCAGCAAAATGTATGAAACCTTCTGATATTCATGACTTACAGGAGACATTAGGTGTCGCTACTTTTGGCGAAAACTTCGATATGGATGTGTCTTTTGTGAAAGATTGGGTGGGAGATAATGCAGAAACAGGTATGTTGGACTTCCCATTATTCCAAGCAATTGTGAATGATTTTGCTTATGGTAAGAATTTTGACAATACATCTGAAATCTCATTAAAATCTATTTTTGATCAAGATTATATGTATGGAAGTCATTTAAATGATATGGTTACTTTCATTGATAATCATGATAGAAATCGTTTCTTAACAGAGGCAGGTGGCGATGTTAAGAAATTACAAAATGCTTTGACATTTATCTTTACATGTAGAGGTGTCCCAGTTGTATTCCAAGGCACGGAGCAAAATCGAGGGAATGCAAATGGAAGTACCATCAATGGTATTGCGGATACCTATAATCGTTGGAGTATGGTGACAAAGGATTACAATGGAAATGTAGTAAAGGATTATTTTAATACCAATACTAGTACGTATAAATTAATTGCAAAATTAAATCAGTTAAGAGTAGATAATCCTGCATTAGCAGATGGAACGCAAAGAGAAATGTGGTCCTCACCTCACTATTATGCTTTTTCAAGAAGAATAGATTCTGGTAAAAATAAAGGACAAGAAGTAATCTGTGCATTTAATAATGCAAGTAGTGAACAGACGGTAACAATGCAGATCAGAGCAGAGAGTTCAATCGCAGCAGGTACCGTATTAGAGAACGTATTTGATTCTAGTGATCGTGTTGTTGTATCAAGTGATAAAAAGGTGAAGATTACGGTAAGTGGAAACTCCAATAAGATTTATAAAGTAGCTTCTCCAATTATTGTAAAAGATAAGATCCCAGTTACTTTTACAATTAAAAACGCTACAACTTATTATGGTCAAAATGTATATATTGTCGGAAATACAAGTGAGTTAGGTAATTGGGCTCCTGCATCAGCTGTTGGTCCAGGTACTTGCGCAAATTATCCAGAATGGAAAGTAACTGCTTACTTGGATCCTGGACAAACGATTGAATTTAAGGCAATTAAGAAAGAGAGTAGTTCTAGTTCCAACGTAGTATGGGAGAGTGGAAGTAACCATACTTATACAGTTCCGACATCCGGAAGTGGCAGTTGCACTATTACATGGCAATAA
- a CDS encoding methionyl-tRNA synthetase, protein MSKKPYYITTAIAYTSGKPHIGNTYEIILADSIARFKRFEGYDVRFQTGTDEHGQKIELKAEEAGITPKEFVDHTAGEIKRIYDLMNTSYDKFIRTTDEYHEKQVQKIFKKLYDQGDIYKGFYEGMYCTPCESFFTASQLVDGKCPDCGRECQPAKEEAYFLKLGKYTDRLVEHIKTHPEFIQPESRKNEMMNNFILAGLQDLCVSRTSFKWGIPVDFDDKHVVYVWLDALSNYITGLGYDVDGNNDELYNKYWPADLHLIGKDILRFHTIYWPIMLMALDLPLPKQIFGHPWLLQGDGKMSKSKGNVIYADDLVDFFGVDAVRYFVLHEMPFENDGVVSWELMVERMNSDLANTLGNLVNRTISMSNKYFDGIVTNKNCSEPVDEELKALALETPNKVIEKMEHLRVADAITEIFTLFKRCNKYIDETMPWALAKDEAKKDRLATVLYNLVEGITIGASLLESYMPETCAKILAQLNTTKRELEDMKQFGLYPSDNKVTEKPEILFARLDLNEVLEKVEELKKAQQAEVQKEEGPVIDIEAKEEIEYDDFMKMQFQVGEIIACEEVKKSKKLLVSQVKVGSQVKQIVSGIKAHYTPEQMVGKKVMVLVNLKPAKLAGVLSEGMLLCAENEKGELALMVPEKDMPAGAEIC, encoded by the coding sequence ATGTCAAAGAAACCTTATTATATTACAACTGCAATTGCTTATACATCAGGTAAGCCTCATATCGGTAATACGTATGAAATCATCTTAGCAGACAGTATTGCTAGATTCAAACGTTTTGAAGGATATGATGTTCGTTTCCAAACAGGAACAGATGAGCATGGACAAAAAATCGAATTAAAGGCAGAAGAAGCCGGAATTACACCAAAGGAATTCGTTGATCACACTGCAGGAGAGATCAAACGAATCTATGATCTAATGAATACTTCTTATGATAAATTCATCCGTACAACTGATGAATATCATGAAAAGCAAGTTCAGAAGATTTTTAAGAAATTATATGATCAAGGAGATATCTATAAAGGATTTTACGAAGGAATGTACTGTACACCTTGCGAATCTTTCTTTACAGCATCTCAGCTCGTTGATGGTAAATGTCCTGATTGCGGAAGAGAATGTCAGCCGGCAAAAGAAGAAGCTTATTTCTTAAAATTAGGAAAATATACAGATCGTTTAGTAGAACACATTAAGACACATCCAGAGTTTATTCAACCAGAATCACGTAAGAATGAAATGATGAATAACTTCATCTTAGCTGGATTACAAGATCTTTGTGTATCTAGAACATCTTTCAAATGGGGAATCCCAGTTGATTTTGATGATAAACATGTTGTTTATGTATGGCTTGATGCACTTAGCAACTACATCACTGGTTTAGGATATGATGTTGATGGTAATAACGACGAGTTATACAACAAATACTGGCCAGCAGATCTTCACTTGATCGGTAAAGATATTTTACGTTTCCACACAATTTACTGGCCAATCATGTTAATGGCACTTGACCTTCCATTACCAAAACAGATCTTCGGTCATCCTTGGTTATTACAAGGCGATGGTAAGATGAGTAAATCAAAAGGAAATGTAATTTATGCAGATGATCTAGTAGATTTCTTCGGCGTAGATGCCGTTCGTTACTTCGTATTACATGAAATGCCATTTGAAAATGATGGTGTAGTTTCATGGGAGCTTATGGTAGAGCGTATGAACTCTGACCTTGCCAATACACTTGGTAACTTAGTAAACCGTACCATCTCTATGTCAAACAAATATTTTGATGGTATTGTAACAAATAAGAACTGTAGTGAACCAGTAGATGAGGAATTAAAAGCACTTGCGCTTGAAACTCCAAATAAAGTAATTGAAAAGATGGAACACCTTCGTGTTGCAGATGCGATCACTGAAATCTTTACATTATTTAAACGCTGCAACAAGTATATTGATGAGACAATGCCTTGGGCACTTGCAAAAGATGAAGCTAAGAAAGATCGTCTTGCAACGGTACTTTACAACTTAGTAGAAGGCATTACAATTGGCGCAAGTCTTTTAGAGTCTTATATGCCAGAAACATGTGCTAAGATTTTAGCGCAGTTAAATACAACAAAACGTGAATTAGAAGATATGAAACAATTTGGTTTATATCCTTCAGACAATAAAGTAACTGAAAAACCAGAAATTTTATTTGCAAGATTAGACTTAAATGAGGTATTAGAAAAAGTGGAAGAATTAAAGAAAGCACAACAGGCAGAAGTTCAAAAAGAAGAAGGTCCTGTTATTGATATTGAAGCAAAAGAAGAAATCGAATACGATGATTTTATGAAAATGCAGTTCCAAGTTGGCGAGATCATCGCTTGTGAAGAAGTGAAGAAATCTAAGAAATTATTAGTTTCTCAAGTTAAAGTTGGAAGCCAGGTAAAACAGATCGTATCCGGTATCAAAGCACACTACACTCCAGAACAAATGGTAGGTAAGAAAGTTATGGTTTTAGTAAACTTAAAACCAGCAAAACTTGCCGGTGTATTATCGGAAGGTATGTTATTATGTGCTGAAAATGAAAAAGGCGAATTAGCTCTTATGGTTCCTGAAAAGGATATGCCAGCAGGCGCTGAAATCTGTTAA
- a CDS encoding putative deoxyribonuclease YcfH — MIFDTHAHYDDKQFDEDREALLASFKEQGIEFVVNVGADIATSKTTIELAKKYPFIYGAIGVHPNEVAELNEEKMQWLKDMTSLEKIVAIGEIGLDYYWKEPEPAIQKQWFERQLELAREVNLPVIIHSRDATKDTVDMMQALKAGDIGGVIHCYSYSKETAKTFLDMGYYFGIGGIVTFNNAKKLKEVVEYLPLESIVLETDCPYLAPVPNRGKRNSSLNLPYVVDEIARIKNIDQETVMNVTMQNAKNLYRMK, encoded by the coding sequence ATGATTTTTGATACGCATGCTCATTATGATGACAAGCAGTTTGATGAAGACAGAGAAGCATTGCTTGCTAGTTTTAAGGAACAAGGAATCGAGTTCGTAGTCAATGTCGGTGCGGATATAGCAACAAGTAAGACAACGATCGAGTTAGCTAAGAAATACCCATTTATCTATGGCGCCATTGGTGTTCATCCCAATGAGGTAGCAGAGCTAAACGAAGAGAAGATGCAATGGCTAAAGGATATGACGTCTTTAGAGAAGATCGTTGCCATTGGAGAGATCGGACTTGATTATTATTGGAAAGAGCCAGAACCTGCGATTCAGAAACAATGGTTTGAGCGACAACTTGAGTTAGCAAGAGAGGTAAATCTTCCTGTTATTATTCATAGCCGCGATGCAACAAAGGATACCGTTGATATGATGCAGGCACTAAAAGCTGGAGATATCGGTGGAGTGATCCATTGTTATTCTTATTCCAAAGAAACAGCTAAGACATTTTTAGATATGGGATACTATTTTGGAATCGGTGGAATAGTTACTTTCAATAATGCGAAGAAGTTGAAAGAAGTCGTGGAGTATCTGCCATTAGAGTCTATCGTTTTAGAGACAGATTGTCCTTACCTTGCACCGGTTCCAAACCGTGGAAAGAGAAATTCTTCTTTGAATCTTCCTTATGTGGTAGATGAAATTGCAAGGATTAAGAATATAGATCAAGAAACAGTAATGAATGTAACGATGCAGAATGCAAAGAATCTGTATCGAATGAAATAA
- a CDS encoding SSU rRNA (adenine(1518)-N(6)/adenine(1519)-N(6)) -dimethyltransferase, whose product MASLGNPQNTIAVLNKYGFNFQKRFGQNFLIDTHVLDKIIAAAKVTKDDMVLEIGPGIGTMTQYLCENAREVVAVEIDKNLIPILEDTLSEYDNVTVINEDILKVDINKLAMERNGGKPIKVVANLPYYITTPIIMGLFESGVPIENITVMVQKEVADRMQVGPGTKDYGALSLAVQYYAEPYIVANVPPNCFMPRPNVGSAVIRLTRYQEPPVKVNNVKMMFRVIRASFNQRRKTLMNGLNNSPEIPMTKECIVKAIEQLGVSPSVRGEALTLEQFARLTDLLEENK is encoded by the coding sequence ATGGCATCACTAGGTAATCCACAAAATACGATTGCAGTATTAAATAAATATGGATTTAATTTTCAAAAACGATTCGGTCAAAACTTTTTAATTGATACACATGTTTTGGATAAGATTATTGCTGCGGCAAAAGTGACGAAAGATGATATGGTATTAGAAATTGGTCCGGGTATCGGAACAATGACACAATATTTGTGTGAGAATGCAAGAGAAGTCGTTGCAGTTGAAATCGATAAGAATCTAATTCCAATCCTTGAAGATACGTTATCAGAATATGATAATGTTACCGTAATTAATGAAGATATTTTAAAGGTTGATATTAATAAGCTGGCAATGGAACGTAATGGTGGAAAGCCAATCAAAGTCGTTGCCAATTTACCATATTATATTACAACACCGATCATCATGGGACTATTTGAGAGTGGTGTTCCGATTGAGAATATTACGGTTATGGTTCAAAAAGAGGTTGCTGACCGTATGCAGGTAGGACCAGGAACAAAAGACTATGGTGCATTGTCTCTTGCAGTACAGTATTATGCAGAACCTTATATCGTGGCAAATGTACCACCTAACTGCTTTATGCCTCGTCCAAACGTTGGTTCAGCAGTAATCCGTCTTACGAGATATCAAGAGCCACCAGTTAAAGTGAATAATGTTAAGATGATGTTCCGTGTAATCCGAGCATCCTTCAATCAAAGAAGAAAGACATTGATGAATGGTTTAAATAATTCACCAGAGATTCCAATGACGAAGGAATGTATTGTGAAAGCCATCGAACAGTTAGGAGTAAGTCCTTCTGTTAGAGGAGAAGCATTGACATTAGAGCAATTTGCTAGATTGACTGATTTATTAGAAGAAAATAAATAA
- a CDS encoding ribosomal-protein-S5p-alanine acetyltransferase has product MNFEYNTEHLLLKPLNEHYARSVLAFYQNNREYFEPWEPARPDSFYTVSYQSKVLNYEYKEMLEGRFLRFYIFHRQEPLKIIGSICFQNILKGPYQNCSIGYKIDHDYVRNHYGQEAVACAISAMFHEHHMHRIEAYISANNTASIKFINKLGFTKEGTALSFAKINDQWLDFEQYALINPYE; this is encoded by the coding sequence ATGAACTTTGAATATAATACAGAACATTTACTGCTAAAGCCGCTAAATGAGCACTATGCCAGATCCGTACTAGCGTTTTATCAGAATAATAGAGAATACTTTGAACCCTGGGAACCAGCTAGACCAGATTCTTTCTACACGGTTTCTTATCAGTCCAAAGTCTTAAATTATGAATATAAAGAAATGTTAGAAGGCAGATTTTTACGTTTCTATATCTTTCATCGACAAGAACCACTTAAGATCATCGGAAGCATATGTTTTCAGAATATTCTAAAAGGACCTTATCAAAATTGCTCCATTGGATATAAAATCGATCATGATTATGTTCGCAATCATTATGGGCAAGAAGCGGTAGCCTGCGCTATCTCTGCGATGTTCCACGAACACCATATGCATCGAATTGAAGCGTATATCTCTGCCAATAATACAGCCTCTATTAAGTTTATTAATAAGTTAGGGTTTACAAAGGAGGGTACCGCCCTCTCTTTCGCCAAGATTAATGATCAATGGCTCGATTTTGAACAGTATGCTCTGATCAATCCTTATGAATAG
- a CDS encoding ribonucleotide reductase of class III (anaerobic), activating protein codes for MQICGFVKTTLLDYPGHLASTVFLGGCNFKCPYCHNSKLLSIPSPESSYSRSEILIHLKKRQNILEGVCISGGEPTLQSELSEFLTDIKSLGYKIKLDTNGYHPLVIQNLLQDHLLDYIAMDIKNSKEQYAHTIGLPSIDITKIEQSVNLIMSSSISYEFRTTLVREFHHSDDIYSIGEWLAGANAYYLQNYKESEMVPDKSLHSFDKVSLLHFQEILEPFIPNTQIRGID; via the coding sequence ATGCAAATCTGTGGATTTGTAAAAACGACCTTGCTGGACTATCCCGGTCACTTAGCTTCTACTGTCTTTTTAGGTGGATGTAATTTCAAATGTCCATATTGTCATAATAGCAAATTACTATCCATCCCAAGTCCTGAATCGTCTTATAGCAGATCAGAAATCTTAATTCACTTAAAAAAACGTCAGAATATCTTAGAAGGCGTCTGCATATCAGGCGGAGAGCCAACTCTACAATCTGAACTTTCAGAGTTTCTAACCGACATTAAATCTCTTGGATATAAAATTAAATTAGATACCAACGGCTATCATCCTCTTGTCATTCAAAACTTACTTCAAGATCATCTTCTTGACTACATTGCAATGGATATTAAGAATTCCAAAGAACAGTATGCGCATACAATTGGTCTCCCATCCATAGATATTACTAAGATAGAACAATCCGTGAATCTTATCATGAGCAGTTCCATTTCCTATGAATTTAGAACCACACTAGTAAGAGAATTTCATCATTCAGACGATATATATTCTATCGGGGAATGGCTTGCCGGTGCGAATGCCTATTACCTGCAAAACTATAAAGAGTCTGAAATGGTTCCTGATAAATCATTACATTCTTTTGATAAAGTATCACTATTACATTTTCAAGAAATATTAGAACCATTTATCCCAAATACACAGATTCGCGGGATTGACTAA
- a CDS encoding tRNA-specific adenosine-34 deaminase, with protein sequence MDPFMKEAIKQAKKAYKINEVPIGCVIVHENKIIARGYNKRNLKKNTLAHAEILAIQKASKVLGDWRLEDCTMYVTLEPCQMCAGAIVQARIKKVVIGTMNPKAGCCGSVINLLDMKQFNHQVEVERGVMEEECASMMQQFFKELRNSKKKQKEQSNFT encoded by the coding sequence TTGGATCCGTTTATGAAAGAGGCAATTAAACAGGCAAAGAAGGCATATAAGATTAATGAAGTGCCAATTGGCTGTGTAATTGTTCATGAGAATAAAATTATTGCTAGAGGATATAATAAGCGTAACCTGAAGAAGAATACATTAGCACATGCAGAGATTCTTGCCATACAGAAGGCCAGCAAGGTACTTGGCGATTGGCGATTAGAAGACTGTACCATGTATGTTACATTGGAACCATGTCAAATGTGTGCAGGAGCCATTGTTCAGGCAAGAATTAAAAAAGTAGTGATAGGAACCATGAATCCGAAAGCTGGATGCTGTGGTTCGGTCATTAATTTATTAGATATGAAGCAGTTTAATCACCAAGTAGAGGTGGAAAGAGGAGTAATGGAAGAAGAGTGTGCATCCATGATGCAGCAATTTTTCAAGGAACTACGAAACAGCAAAAAGAAACAAAAAGAACAGTCTAATTTTACTTGA
- a CDS encoding ABC transporter, ATP-binding protein, with amino-acid sequence MLQLVNVHKKYKEKHAVNGISFALEKGDSLGLIGTNGAGKSTTISMIATLIQPDSGDILYHDQSIIKNPNIIRKRLGYVPQEIALYENLSGLDNLKFWGRAYHLKGKELENAIERVQKVIGFTSDELKQKVATYSGGMKRRVNIGVALLHDPEIVIMDEPTVGIDFVSRNLILSTIKEINKRGVTIIYTGHYLEEIEQICNKICIMDSGSIIAMGNKQDLLQKLSGDKKLEQLYLRTISN; translated from the coding sequence GTGTTACAGTTAGTGAATGTTCATAAGAAATATAAAGAAAAGCATGCGGTAAATGGAATATCATTTGCTTTAGAAAAAGGAGATTCTCTAGGCTTGATTGGAACCAATGGAGCAGGGAAATCGACTACTATTTCAATGATTGCAACACTTATCCAACCCGACTCTGGTGATATCCTTTATCATGATCAAAGTATTATCAAGAATCCAAATATAATAAGAAAACGACTGGGTTATGTCCCTCAGGAAATTGCTTTGTATGAAAATCTGTCAGGATTGGATAATCTGAAATTTTGGGGAAGAGCTTATCACCTAAAAGGAAAGGAACTTGAGAATGCAATAGAACGTGTTCAAAAAGTGATAGGCTTTACTTCAGACGAGTTAAAACAAAAGGTAGCAACCTATTCGGGTGGTATGAAGCGAAGAGTCAACATAGGAGTGGCTTTGCTTCATGATCCTGAAATTGTAATTATGGATGAACCTACCGTGGGTATTGATTTTGTATCTAGAAACTTAATTTTAAGTACAATAAAGGAAATTAACAAAAGAGGTGTTACCATCATCTACACGGGACATTATCTAGAAGAGATAGAGCAGATTTGTAATAAGATATGTATTATGGATAGTGGTTCTATTATTGCAATGGGAAATAAGCAGGATTTATTGCAGAAATTAAGTGGAGATAAAAAATTAGAGCAATTGTATTTACGTACAATCAGTAATTAG